The proteins below are encoded in one region of Eulemur rufifrons isolate Redbay chromosome 2, OSU_ERuf_1, whole genome shotgun sequence:
- the LOC138377517 gene encoding olfactory receptor 4K3, whose translation MAWNNQSTVTEFILRGLSSSSELQIFYFLFFSMVYAATVLGNLLIVLTIASEPRLHSPMYFLLGNLSFIDMSLASFATPKMIADFLSEHKAISFGGCITQIFFLHLLGGAEIVLLISMSFDRYVAICKPLRYLTIMSQRMCVGLVILSWIVGIFHALSQLAFTVNLPFCGPNEVDSFFCDLPLVIKLACVDTYILGVFMISTSGMIALVCFILLVISYTIILVTVRQRSSSGSSKALSTCTAHFTVVTLFFGPCIFIYVWPFTNFPIDKALSVFYTIFTPLLNPVIYTLRNKDVKHSMRKLSRRVFNSRKTDQTP comes from the coding sequence ATGGCCTGGAACAATCAGTCCACCGTGACCGAATTCATACTACGGGGTCTGTCCAGTTCTTCAGAActccagatcttttacttctTGTTTTTCTCCATGGTCTATGCAGCCACCGTGTTGGGGAACCTCCTTATTGTGCTCACCATCGCATCAGAGCCACGCCTGCACTCTCCCATGTACTTTCTGCTGGGCAATCTCTCCTTCATTGACATGTCACTGGCCTCATTTGCCACCCCGAAAATGATTGCAGACTTCCTCAGTGAGCACAAAGCCATCTCTTTTGGAGGCTGCATAACCCAGATATTCTTCCTACATCTCTTAGGAGGCGCTGAGATTGTATTGCTGATCTCCATGTCCTTTGATAGGTACGTGGCTATATGTAAGCCTCTACGTTACTTAACCATCATGAGCCAGAGGATGTGTGTTGGGCTTGTGATACTTTCCTGGATTGTTGGCATCTTCCATGCTCTGAGTCAGTTAGCATTTACTGTGAATTTGCCCTTCTGTGGACCCAATGAAGTAGACAGCTTCTTTTGTGACCTTCCTTTGGTGATCAAACTCGCTTGCGTTGACACATATATTCTGGGGGTGTTCATGATCTCAACCAGTGGCATGATTGCCCTGGTGTGCTTCATCCTCTTGGTGATCTCCTACACTATCATTCTGGTCACTGTTCGACAGAGGTCCTCTAGTGGGTCCTCCAAAGCCCTCTCCACTTGCACTGCCCACTTCACTGTTGTGACCCTTTTCTTTGGCCCGTGCATTTTCATCTATGTGTGGCCTTTCACAAATTTCCCAATAGACAAAGCACTCTCAGTATTTTATACCATATTCACCCCCCTCTTGAATCCAGTGATCTATACCCTGAGAAATAAAGACGTCAAGCATTCTATGAGGAAACTAAGCAGACGTGTCTTTAACTCTAGGAAGACTGATCAAACCCCTTAA
- the LOC138398185 gene encoding olfactory receptor 4K2-like, whose translation MEGFNHSRVSEFVLLGLADSPELQIFFFVVFSILYLITMLGNCLILLTVLSSSHLHSPMYFLLSNLSVIDMCLSSFATPKMIVDFFAQHKTISFDGCISQIFFLHLFTGTEIVLLISMSFDRYIAICKPLYYSTIMSQRVCVGLVVTSWTVGFLHTISQLAFTLYLPFCGPNVVDSFFCDLPLVIQLACIDTYVLGIFMISTSGVIALVSFLLLLTSYVIVLVTIRNHSSTGSSKALSTCTAHFIVVLMFFGPCIFIYVWPFTNFLVDKILSVFYTIFTPFLNPLIYTLRNQEMKIAVKKKLNNQYFSLRKTTPWYPIR comes from the coding sequence ATGGAGGGGTTCAACCATTCCAGAGTGTCTGAATTTGTGTTACTTGGACTTGCTGATTCCCCTGAGCTTCAGATATTCTTCTTTGTGgtgttttccattttgtatttAATAACCATGTTGGGCAACTGCCTGATTTTGCTCACGGTCCTATCCAGCTCACACCTCCATTCCCCCATGTACTTCCTGCTCAGCAATCTGTCTGTCATTGACATGTGCCTGTCCTCTTTTGCCACACCAAAGATGATCGTGGACTTCTTTGCTCAGCACAAGACCATCTCCTTTGACGGCTGTATTTCTCAGATCTTTTTTCTGCACCTCTTCACTGGGACTGAGATTGTACTGCTGATCTCCATGTCTTTTGACAGGTATATTGCCATATGCAAACCTCTCTATTATTCAACAATTATGAGCCAAAGAGTATGTGTTGGGCTCGTGGTAACTTCTTGGACAGTGGGCTTCCTACATACAATAAGCCAGTTAGCGTTTACCCTCTATTTGCCTTTCTGTGGTCCCAATGTTGTAGACAGTTTTTTCTGTGACCTTCCTCTGGTCATCCAGCTGGCTTGTATAGATACATATGTTCTTGGGATCTTCATGATCTCAACCAGTGGTGTGATTGCACTTGTAAGTTTTCTGCTTTTGCTCACCTCCTACGTCATTGTTCTTGTCACCATCAGGAACCACTCCTCCACAGGCTCATCCAAGGCTCTTTCTACATGTACTGCAcattttatagttgttttaatGTTCTTTGGGCCCTGCATCTTCATTTATGTGTGGCCTTTCACAAACTTCCTGGTGGACaaaattctctctgttttctaTACTATCTTCACTCCCTTTCTGAATCCACTTATCTATACTTTGAGAAACCAGGAAATGAAGATAGCAGTGAAGAAGAAACTAAATAACCAATATTTCAGTCTTAGGAAAACTACTCCATGGTATCCAATACGATGA